From a single Sphingosinicellaceae bacterium genomic region:
- a CDS encoding AbrB/MazE/SpoVT family DNA-binding domain-containing protein, with protein sequence MTSVTVSPKFQVVIPLDVRARMKLKPGQKLEVFYNGHSIKLVPVIPIEEAYGMFKGLVNNFEREKTDRDPFPQ encoded by the coding sequence ATGACTAGCGTGACGGTATCGCCCAAGTTCCAGGTCGTCATCCCGCTTGATGTACGCGCGCGCATGAAGCTCAAGCCCGGGCAGAAGCTGGAGGTGTTCTACAATGGGCACAGCATCAAGCTGGTACCGGTCATCCCGATCGAGGAGGCGTACGGCATGTTCAAGGGCCTCGTGAACAATTTCGAGCGTGAGAAAACCGACCGCGACCCTTTCCCGCAATGA
- a CDS encoding type II toxin-antitoxin system VapC family toxin, with protein MNVVDSSGWIEFLIEGANGPAFAEVIADHNNLLVPTIAIYEVYKWVSRQSGDAVADLAAATMRSATVIDLDPDIAVMAADLSAQRKLAMADAIILATAQRFDATLWTQDRDFDGIDRVRYLPRK; from the coding sequence ATGAACGTCGTGGATTCGAGCGGCTGGATCGAATTTCTCATCGAGGGTGCCAACGGCCCCGCTTTTGCCGAAGTGATCGCCGACCACAATAACCTGCTGGTACCGACGATCGCGATCTACGAAGTCTACAAATGGGTGTCGCGCCAATCCGGAGATGCGGTAGCCGATCTTGCGGCGGCGACCATGCGCAGCGCGACCGTCATCGACCTCGACCCGGATATCGCGGTCATGGCCGCCGACCTGTCCGCGCAACGCAAGCTGGCGATGGCGGACGCCATCATTCTGGCCACCGCGCAACGCTTCGACGCGACGCTTTGGACACAGGACCGCGACTTCGACGGCATCGATCGGGTTCGCTATTTGCCGCGCAAATGA
- a CDS encoding GCN5-related N-acetyltransferase has protein sequence MALVSREALRVAIDAAVTSLVAEAAPGWPIRHDHCFLRVAYDNACGAKWDTVVRPPAKRNLPVEALAEALRLLETMADAGTLRALNNCSLALRGHLRGK, from the coding sequence TTGGCGCTGGTCAGTCGCGAAGCGCTGCGGGTCGCGATCGACGCGGCGGTAACGAGCCTCGTCGCCGAGGCCGCGCCAGGCTGGCCGATCCGGCACGACCACTGCTTTCTGCGCGTCGCCTACGACAATGCCTGCGGGGCTAAGTGGGACACGGTGGTCAGGCCGCCGGCCAAGCGGAACCTGCCGGTCGAGGCGCTGGCGGAGGCACTCAGGCTGCTCGAGACGATGGCCGACGCGGGGACGCTACGGGCGCTCAACAACTGCAGCCTTGCCCTGCGCGGTCATTTGCGCGGCAAATAG
- a CDS encoding DUF427 domain-containing protein produces the protein MVKAVWNGVTIAESDDTVVVENNHYFPLASIDPALLKPSATTSVCPWKGTANYYSLSAGGSENKDAAWYYPTPKDAAANIKDRVAFWKGVKVG, from the coding sequence ATGGTCAAGGCAGTGTGGAATGGCGTCACTATCGCGGAGTCCGACGACACCGTGGTCGTCGAGAACAACCATTATTTCCCGCTCGCGAGCATCGACCCGGCGCTGCTCAAGCCGAGCGCGACGACCAGCGTCTGCCCCTGGAAGGGCACCGCGAATTACTACTCGCTGAGCGCGGGCGGGTCGGAGAACAAGGACGCCGCCTGGTATTATCCGACGCCCAAGGATGCCGCCGCCAACATCAAGGACCGCGTCGCCTTCTGGAAGGGCGTCAAGGTCGGCTGA
- a CDS encoding chorismate-binding protein, with protein MTQVAPDPAAFGAAYDAGRPQLVWHKIVADTETPVGAMLKLAQAGAGDFLLESVEGGAVRGRYSLLGLAPDLVWRATGDRAEVNRRWQADRAAFEPCAGGVLDELRALVAASRMDVPPELPPALSVLVGYMGYETARLTEPRLPPPGDDPLGLPDLLFVRPTLLLVFDRLKDELFFVAPVFPGEADAATAHALAVERIETAAARLAHPISAARREPGTLPDGERRRVLPPGRYAEMVAAAQDYIAAGDIFQVVLAQRFTVDFPLPPLDLYRALRRINPSPFLYFLDLPGFALIGSSPEILVRVRDGEVTIRPIAGTRRRGRDAVEDAALRDELLSDPKELAEHLMLLDLGRHDTGRVSAPGTVTVTDRFGVEFYSHVMHIVSNVRGRLKDGCDAIDALLSGFPAGTVSGAPKVRAMEIIRELEPEKRGAYAGGVGYFSPDGSMDSCIVLRTAVVKDGVMHVQAGAGIVADSVAASEDAECEAKAGALVAAAREALAMAAAPGYGQ; from the coding sequence GTGACCCAGGTCGCGCCGGACCCGGCGGCGTTCGGCGCGGCCTACGACGCCGGCCGGCCGCAGCTGGTCTGGCACAAGATCGTCGCCGACACCGAGACCCCGGTCGGCGCGATGCTCAAGCTGGCGCAGGCTGGGGCGGGTGACTTCCTACTCGAGTCTGTCGAAGGCGGTGCGGTGCGCGGGCGCTACTCGCTGCTCGGCCTTGCCCCCGATCTGGTGTGGCGCGCGACCGGCGACCGCGCCGAGGTCAATCGCCGCTGGCAAGCCGACCGGGCGGCGTTCGAGCCTTGCGCCGGCGGGGTCCTGGATGAACTGCGCGCGCTGGTCGCGGCGAGCCGCATGGACGTGCCGCCCGAACTGCCACCGGCGCTGTCGGTGCTGGTCGGCTACATGGGCTATGAGACGGCGCGGCTGACCGAGCCGCGGTTGCCGCCGCCGGGCGACGATCCGCTGGGGCTGCCCGACCTGTTGTTCGTACGGCCGACGCTGTTGCTGGTCTTCGATCGGCTGAAGGACGAATTGTTCTTCGTCGCGCCGGTGTTTCCGGGAGAGGCTGACGCGGCTACCGCGCACGCGCTTGCGGTCGAGCGTATCGAGACCGCCGCGGCGCGTCTCGCCCATCCGATCTCGGCAGCGCGCCGCGAACCGGGAACGCTGCCCGACGGCGAGCGCCGCCGGGTGCTGCCGCCGGGCCGCTACGCCGAGATGGTCGCCGCGGCGCAGGACTACATCGCTGCGGGCGACATCTTCCAGGTCGTGCTGGCGCAGCGTTTTACGGTCGACTTCCCGCTGCCGCCGCTCGACCTGTACCGTGCGCTCAGGCGGATCAACCCGTCACCGTTCCTGTATTTCCTCGACTTGCCGGGCTTTGCGCTGATCGGCTCCAGCCCCGAGATCCTGGTCCGGGTCCGCGACGGCGAGGTCACCATCCGGCCGATCGCGGGCACGCGCCGGCGTGGGCGCGATGCGGTCGAGGACGCGGCGCTGCGTGACGAGTTGCTGAGCGACCCAAAGGAACTGGCCGAGCATCTGATGCTGCTCGACCTCGGCCGCCACGATACCGGGCGGGTGTCTGCCCCTGGCACAGTCACCGTCACCGACCGCTTCGGGGTCGAATTCTACAGCCACGTCATGCACATCGTCTCGAACGTCCGGGGCCGGTTGAAGGACGGTTGCGACGCGATCGACGCGCTGCTGTCGGGCTTCCCGGCGGGGACGGTGAGCGGTGCCCCCAAGGTCCGGGCGATGGAGATCATCCGAGAGCTCGAGCCCGAGAAGCGCGGGGCCTATGCGGGCGGAGTCGGCTATTTCTCGCCCGACGGCTCGATGGACAGCTGCATCGTCCTGCGCACCGCAGTGGTCAAGGACGGCGTCATGCACGTCCAGGCGGGTGCCGGCATCGTCGCCGACAGCGTCGCCGCGAGCGAGGATGCCGAGTGCGAGGCCAAGGCGGGCGCGCTTGTCGCAGCGGCGCGCGAGGCGCTGGCGATGGCCGCCGCGCCGGGGTACGGGCAGTAA
- a CDS encoding SurA N-terminal domain-containing protein, whose amino-acid sequence MLAFIRKWLTSWPVLVLLGLVLIAFVITGVGDPFGRGGGAGGDLATVGHAGVSEKAVLGRLERVVAQARAENPGLTQAQAAREGGVEQITDQLAGVTAMDEFAKAHGIVASDRAVDGAVASIDAFRVGGKFDQATYQRLLSQQRLSERELKDGLRSDLVRKQLLLSVSGNAQVPREIALPYTRLLLDLHEGAGANVPPPVVTAPTAAQVAAYYAANKAKFVASERRGFRYAPIDREALVAKVAVTDAEVQADYDKNREAYGAVEQRRLSQLVLPDEAKAKAFAAAVAGGESFAAAAAKANGASATDIALGELSRDKFALAASKPFADQVFAAATGSVLGPVKTDFGWNVVKVEAVIKPQGKSFADLRGIITAKLRDAKAEAAMSDLVGKIEDGLSGGKSFADVVKENGLVPVSVAPVGKDGSGATLLPAALPVVAKAFDADPADGPTVVDLGRGQFAVLELGQTVSPTTPPLAQIEPQVTAALTLDLRAKAAQRIADDIVAQVAKGTSFVAAASAHGITAQPIKGRRIDAIQQQKIPPAISVFLTMPAGATRALPATDGTVLLLHVDRVEPGNVASAPPLLEATRQQLAQGAPDELAAAFGRSVEREVGVKFNPAAIAATRRRLLGDATAK is encoded by the coding sequence GTGCTCGCATTCATTCGCAAATGGCTGACCTCGTGGCCGGTGCTCGTCCTGCTCGGGCTGGTGCTGATCGCCTTCGTGATCACCGGTGTCGGCGATCCCTTCGGCCGCGGCGGCGGTGCCGGGGGCGATCTTGCGACGGTCGGACACGCCGGCGTCAGTGAGAAGGCCGTGCTTGGCCGGCTCGAGCGCGTCGTCGCCCAGGCGCGGGCCGAGAACCCCGGCCTGACGCAGGCGCAGGCGGCGCGCGAGGGCGGTGTCGAGCAGATCACCGACCAGCTTGCGGGCGTCACCGCGATGGACGAGTTCGCCAAGGCGCACGGTATCGTCGCCAGCGACCGCGCGGTCGACGGGGCGGTCGCCTCGATCGATGCCTTCCGGGTCGGCGGCAAGTTCGACCAGGCGACCTACCAGCGTCTGCTCAGCCAGCAGCGCCTGTCGGAGCGCGAGCTGAAGGACGGCCTGCGCAGCGACCTCGTCAGGAAGCAGTTGCTGCTTTCGGTCAGCGGCAACGCCCAGGTCCCGCGCGAGATTGCGCTGCCCTACACCCGGCTGCTGCTCGACCTCCATGAGGGTGCCGGGGCCAACGTGCCGCCGCCGGTCGTGACCGCTCCGACCGCGGCGCAGGTTGCCGCTTATTATGCCGCCAACAAGGCGAAGTTCGTTGCTTCCGAACGCCGCGGCTTCCGCTATGCGCCGATCGACCGCGAGGCGCTCGTCGCCAAGGTCGCGGTGACCGACGCCGAGGTCCAGGCCGACTACGACAAGAACCGTGAGGCCTATGGTGCGGTCGAGCAGCGCCGCCTGTCGCAGCTGGTTCTGCCGGACGAGGCCAAGGCCAAGGCGTTCGCCGCTGCGGTTGCCGGGGGCGAGAGCTTTGCCGCCGCCGCCGCGAAGGCCAACGGGGCCAGCGCCACCGATATCGCGCTCGGTGAATTGAGCCGCGACAAGTTCGCGCTCGCGGCCAGCAAGCCGTTCGCCGACCAGGTCTTCGCCGCGGCGACGGGCAGCGTCCTCGGGCCGGTCAAGACCGACTTCGGCTGGAACGTCGTCAAGGTCGAGGCGGTCATCAAGCCGCAAGGCAAGTCGTTCGCCGACCTCCGTGGCATTATCACTGCCAAGCTCCGCGATGCCAAGGCCGAGGCGGCGATGTCCGACCTCGTCGGCAAGATCGAGGACGGGTTGAGCGGCGGCAAGAGCTTCGCCGATGTCGTCAAGGAAAATGGACTGGTGCCGGTCTCGGTCGCGCCGGTCGGCAAGGACGGGTCGGGCGCGACGCTGCTGCCGGCCGCGCTGCCCGTCGTCGCCAAGGCGTTCGACGCCGACCCCGCCGATGGCCCGACCGTCGTCGACCTCGGCCGCGGGCAGTTCGCGGTGCTGGAGCTGGGCCAGACCGTGTCCCCCACGACGCCGCCGCTGGCGCAGATCGAGCCGCAGGTCACCGCCGCGCTGACCCTCGACCTGCGCGCCAAGGCCGCCCAGCGCATCGCCGACGACATCGTCGCCCAGGTCGCCAAGGGCACCAGCTTCGTCGCCGCCGCGAGCGCCCACGGCATTACCGCACAGCCGATCAAGGGTCGCCGCATCGATGCCATCCAGCAGCAGAAGATCCCGCCTGCGATCAGCGTCTTCCTGACCATGCCGGCTGGGGCCACCCGCGCGCTGCCCGCCACCGACGGCACGGTGTTGCTGCTCCACGTCGACCGCGTCGAGCCGGGCAATGTCGCGAGCGCGCCGCCGCTGCTCGAGGCGACCCGCCAGCAGCTTGCGCAGGGTGCGCCCGATGAGCTCGCGGCGGCCTTCGGGCGCTCCGTGGAGCGCGAGGTCGGGGTCAAGTTCAACCCGGCCGCGATCGCCGCGACCCGGCGCCGGCTGCTCGGCGACGCCACCGCGAAGTGA